Genomic segment of bacterium:
TCGCGGCGCTGGCGCCCGATGGGGAACTGTACGTGAGTCTGCCGAATGAATTCCATCTGGCCCGCCGTCTCAACATCCTGCGCGGCAGGGTCGACTTCGGCGGCATCGACGATTCGCATATCAAACTCTACACCGTCGCCGAACACCGGCGCCTCCTGGCGGTCTGCGGACTGCGCATCACCGGCGTCCGGGTGCAGTCGGTGTTCCCGCCCCGCTGGTGGGGCGGCCACCCCCACGCCTGGGGAAACCATCTGGCGCGTCTCTGGCCCGGATTGTTTGCCTTGTCGGTCATCTACAAGTGCCGCCGCCAGCCGGCCGTCTGATCCGCGCGAGGACGCATGCCGCAACCCATCGACATCACCCATCTCAACGACGCCGACGGCACCTTCTCCGAGCGCTTCCCCGTCCTATTCGAGCCCGAGGGACGTCTTGAAAAGGCCGACAAGGTGATCGCGGTGCTCGGGGATTACTTTGGTGAGCGCACGGCGCAGGTGACCGTGGTCGACATCGGCTGCTCCACCGGCATCATGACCCGGCATTTCGCCGGCGCGTTTGGCCGCGTGATCGGGTTGGACAACGATCAGGTCGGCGTGATCCACGGCCGTCAATTGGCCGCGCAGGCGGGGATTCCGTCGGCCCGGCTGCAGTTTCTCGCCGGCGATGGCTGCCACATGCCGCTGGCCGCCAATTCGGTCGATGCGGTGATCTGCAATCAGGTGTATGAGCATGTTGACGACCAGGATGGGTTGATGCGCGAAATCCACCGCATCCTCAAGCCCGGAGGCGCCTGTTACTTCGGCATCGGCACCCGCCATGT
This window contains:
- a CDS encoding class I SAM-dependent methyltransferase, with the translated sequence MPQPIDITHLNDADGTFSERFPVLFEPEGRLEKADKVIAVLGDYFGERTAQVTVVDIGCSTGIMTRHFAGAFGRVIGLDNDQVGVIHGRQLAAQAGIPSARLQFLAGDGCHMPLAANSVDAVICNQVYEHVDDQDGLMREIHRILKPGGACYFGIGTRHVLIEGHYKLPFLSWVPHPVAHVYMKLAGKNAKYDVRLLSYRNLKKMVRNFGVIDYTIDVIKDADRYADRSRGRLRRFVARWPMGLLRALRPVIPVHVWVLVKPNERCGLQAGQFVCRRCWERV